Proteins encoded together in one Scyliorhinus canicula chromosome 21, sScyCan1.1, whole genome shotgun sequence window:
- the LOC119955821 gene encoding transmembrane protein 250, with protein MPVIPIPRRVRSFHGPHTTCLHSACGPVRTTHLVRTKYNNFDLYLKSRWMYGFVRFLLYFSCSLFTSILWVALSILFCIQYFSIRVSLRFQYKLSIVLLLLGRRRVDFNTINELFIYGIHVTMLLVGGLGWCFMVFVDM; from the coding sequence ATGCCTGTGATCCCAATCCCTCGCCGGGTGCGTTCCTTCCACGGCCCCCACACTACCTGTCTGCACTCGGCATGCGGCCCCGTACGGACCACTCACCTTGTCCGGACCAAGTACAACAACTTCGACCTTTACTTGAAATCGCGGTGGATGTATGGCTTTGTCCGCTTTCTGCTGTACTTCAGCTGCAGCCTCTTTACGTCCATACTCTGGGTGGCACTGTCCATCCTCTTCTGTATCCAGTACTTCTCCATACGTGTGTCCCTGCGCTTTCAGTACAAGCTCTCCATAGTGCTCCTGTTACTGGGGCGCAGACGTGTTGATTTCAATACAATTAATGAACTCTTTATCTATGGGATCCATGTGACAATGCTGCTAGTTGGAGGACTGGGCTGGTGTTTTATGGTATTTGTTGATATGTAA